From the Manis pentadactyla isolate mManPen7 chromosome 7, mManPen7.hap1, whole genome shotgun sequence genome, one window contains:
- the LOC118919572 gene encoding N-myc-interactor-like: protein MAADGRNKTQVLKEHGDEKFSKDEQKERLIHKIVKENTQLKEEIQKLEAELEEAARNFQIKVDIPETQMKFTSSENPEKESQFFNTSCLSQVSSQAFYELRRGQALITFEKEEVAQNVIRMGKHHVQIEDLEGEVMASPVPLNSGVRFQVPADVSKMKINVTEIPDELPKNQMRDKLELSFTKSRNGGGQVECVEYDKQSRSAVITFVEMGVADKILKKKDYPLYINQHCHRVTVSPYIETHLRNFQVFSGISERTMLLTGMEDLQMMDEEIVEDLLNIHFQQKNGGGETDVVKCSLGEAHIAYFEEEAHGII from the coding sequence ATGGCAGCTGACGGACGAAACAAAACACAAGTTCTTAAGGAGCATGGAGATGAAAAATTTTCCAAAGATGAACAAAAAGAGAGGTTGATTCATAAAATTGTAAAGGAAAATACTCAGTTAAAGGAGGAAATCCAGAAGCTTGAAGCTGAGTTAGAAGAGGCCGCCAGAAACTTCCAGATTAAAGTGGATATTCCGGAAACACAGATGAAATTCACATCCTCagagaatcctgagaaggagagcCAGTTTTTTAACACCTCTTGTTTATCTCAAGTGAGCTCCCAAGCTTTTTATGAGCTACGAAGAGGACAAGCGCTTATcacatttgaaaaagaagaagttGCCCAAAATGTGATCAGGATGGGGAAACATCATGTGCAGATAGAGGACTTAGAGGGGGAGGTGATGGCCAGCCCCGTTCCATTAAACTCTGGAGTCAGATTCCAGGTTCCCGCAGATGTGTCTAAAATGAAGATCAATGTTACTGAAATTCCTGATGAATTGCCTAAAAATCAGATGAGAGACAAGCTAGAACTGAGCTTCACCAAGTCCCGAAACGGAGGCGGACAAGTGGagtgtgtggagtatgacaagcAGTCCCGGAGCGCCGTCATCACATTTGTCGAAATGGGAGTTGCTGACaagattttgaaaaagaaagactATCCTCTTTATATAAATCAACACTGCCATAGAGTCACTGTTTCTCCATACATAGAAACACACTTGAGAAATTTTCAGGTATTTTCAGGAATATCTGAGAGGACAATGCTTCTGACTGGAATGGAAGACCTTCAGATGATGGATGAAGAGATTGTAGAGGATTTACTTAACATTCACTTTCAACAGAAGAATGGAGGTGGAGAAACAGATGTAGTCAAATGTTCTCTAGGTGAAGCCCACATAGCATACTTTGAAGAAGAGGCTCATGGAATCATATGA